The segment tcagaggatgtgacacccgatagaaccatgtgacatatcCCTCCACActatgccagtcctgggtgacccgaatgcgacgatactcctctggGACCACATGACACTCCCAATCCgcaaatatgccagtgagctgcactcgggtcactgtgtcgggagcagcctcaaaaggtgacctgggtatcatctgaacaaatccaaactgccgcatgcaccgctcagggagataccgcaccatggtgttggtcccgcatgccaaccagtcAGAATATAACGAGATGCTGTCAAAGGGGACAGCatcagtgtagtcgctgaatggcctccaacagATGTCATCGTGCattgtgcggtcgaggtacccacggtatggtcccactgcattgttccccctctggagaacgtatcgggcggccctgggcatggcgtcctcgtactcaggatcaacgcggaagccgtggatgcgggggaagtaggagatgatccagctctgaaacacaaacacgataatgtattaaaaataaatacgaaacataaataaatgtgaaacaattaaaatgaaacgtaccgtaagtagtgtgcatgatctggtcaactgcctggtcctccagttggaggcctcattcagcttttggtataggtatgccagaacagttgacccccagttccactggtgaacggtagtcaagtccatgaaatagcggaggtaggtcacgtcgacgtaccttgcactcttgtccacaaagagtgcagcgcctaccataaacatgtaccagcaccggagagcgcagccacggtgatactaCACAAATAGGGCGTCATCCGCCTCCTCGGATTCGGCCTCCGCCacaaggtggtgctcgaaataagcgctcagtatggagaaccggatatgaggcccatttgtcgtctggcactcaaagtcagcaacttctggcttcatacccaaatagagcgccatccactcactggctttGATCCTCTGAATccgggagtggtccaacagcgtcCCCCtgatcggcaagtggagaagacaatgcacatcgtgcaaggtgatcgtcatctccccaaccggtaagtggaaagaagacgtcttcctgtgccacctctccacaaaggcaccctgcatgtcgtggctaaTGATGGTAtaccactacaagaaaattagTGTTTTACGACACAAAAATTGCGACCGTTACTAAACAACTGTCGTAACTCTAATATAGAGACGCGTGTCAcgacgtgtcataccccaaaatttgtccgccTTAATTCtaacatttaaattatttttaaactttggttttataaattttattcaaTTTCACTAACAATTtaacattaatttttattttaaaaagtatgtaTAATAAGAAAAAAGGGTTGAAGATCACGTTAAGGAATTAATAGTTTTACTAatttttgtcattattattatgttgatgtatttttttaaaaataattaagaattgattaatattatttttttagttattattattattatagtagaGAATAGTATACTTATTATCATTGAGTGTTTTTTATTATTCAAAACATGAATCAATTGAAATGAGTTGTTACTATTATTGCTAATTCTCCATTTAGAATCTATACCAAGAAAAAGGTACCTACGATTTCACATCTCCACCGTATCAGTTCCAAATATTCACAAAATTATTGTCCAAATAATATGAATCAAACCAAAGTAGAAAGTCTTAATTCAAATTAGACCAAGTCATAAAAATCTAATCTCCCcatattcattttatttatttattaatttatttattttgtattcattttatttatttattattggtAGTATAAGTAGAATTATttgattataattattattagtgttattattagtcattattagttatatttttattattagtttattattattattattaccatgTTATATTAGCTTTGATTTTATTGCCTGTCGGTGTGTTTTGGGTAATTGTAAAAGACCGTGAGAGAAAATATACACCTTTATGGTATATTAAAAAATTCGAAATACAAATTTGAATATTTTCCATTACACTCAACCATAATTTCCCTTCCTAATATGTTTGCTCAATCTTTAAAAAGGACCAAAAGCATAATACCATTCCAAAAACATATTCTCACCAAATCAAAATATACAATTCAGCTTTTAATGGAATTAAAGATCCTCTCACTATAAAGGGAGGAGGAACCGAAACAAAAGTGGGGGGAAGCCGggaaatagagagaaaaaaagCAGTAGAGAAAACCGAAAAAATCTAAAACCGAAAGCAAAACCACGCCTATCGATTCCGCAGCACAACCAGAAAAATCGTAAGTGAGGAAGCAGAATCGAAAGTCCAAAGACGAACCTTCGCCACGAAGAACCGTTGGAGACGAACTCTTACACCGCTCGCTGAATCACTCTACCACGGACAGCCTTCGATCATTCCGCTAACCATACTCACCGCCGACCGCACGTCTTCATACCACCGCCATCCGTTTCCGAGTTGGTGTGCCATGCTATGTGTTATGTTTTAGTTGCTGTGAACGTTACACCATTTTGGGTTAAAACCAATGTCATGTCTGGCAAGTAAGTTCAATTTAATTGTTCCTTTTTCATTCTCCACTTTTTGTTTATTTCTTAATCACTTTAATTGTTATCTTTTCCTTTCCATTTCATATATATTATTAGTAGTTAGAATAGAGATTTCGAAACTAGTTTAGTTttgatcatttaattttattactaaaacaccaaaaacattaaaaatataaaaaaaatgccaAAATACCTTTATCTTATCTTAattaaaaacaacaataaaataactaataaatttaaatcatttttttatactaacataattattaaatcaaattCTTCCGATTAAATTTGAATACATAATATCAACTTTTTTTCTTAATCTAGTTAATTCAACCTTCCAATAATAATACGACGAGTGAATGATAATTTCACCGCGTCTTTGAATCGATCGACTTTCTATGTCCCATCGATCAAATATCCTATACATATAAAAATTATACTAAATCGATTAATGCCTCGAGCGATAATCGAACGTATGTCGCTGATAATGCgtctaaattttatttaaaatatttaattaataaatatgactactgatttaatattattatttttaatattatatttatcatcataataaacaaattttataattcaattaaaacatctaatcaattattaaaatacaaaaatagagATTGTacacaaaaatcatttttttaactcCGAACTACGGTAACTGCGAAACTACGAATGCTTGCTAAAACACAATTCAACATACAAAAATAATGGTGTACAATcctataaaaaacaccaacaaaccctacgaactacgttgactctgatcctccaataaggaggtacgtaggcatctgGACAACCAGAACGAGTCCCCTTCCCCTAAaattaagtaggtttgagattttattcTCTACCCTACTTTACACTTTTAACCATAACCTTTTTATAAACCTTACCATGATACTCTTATAAATCTTAGAGACATTtagaaaaccttaaggaagggttaagggtgcctaacaccttcccttgaccctaatttctcaacttacctagaaactcttaattaggtttttatcccatgtttacccttatcttaggataaaataaaacataggtggtgtttacggtgatttccggtaaacaaccgctagtcctccaaactataataaatatgatttggttactcgcaggatcgactagattgatcctaggacacatagtcaattagattgttatcaatattctttagaaccatgttcatgattcgttgtcttcgacaaatgttattcgattgaaaacatacacttttagtgatgacttgattatatgtgattatgactttaaaatgtaaacaacgcagataacgtaacatgcaattctgtttaaatgtaaagaatcttaaaacataaaactgttaaagatcttgaaagtaaataacatgaaagtaaataacatgaaagtaaataacatgaaagtaaataacatgaaagtaaataacatgaaagtaaataacatgaaagtaaataacatgaaagtaaagatacagtaatgtaaatgacaagaagtaaatagaatgcaagaatttaaagatattcgaaaacgaaaagcaataaaagataatactcatgtattaagatggtggtgtcatacgtacattttctcagcgaactcgttctcgttaacgcttgatacttgagtaaatatgtgagtgatttgtacaaaatgaacacacggaattctatcataaaaaactcctatttatactagtttcgaccataacggccctacgctaatccgctgccacgtttctcataagaacttccagcgatgacatctgtgaataagcagttacgcaactatcttcgaatttcaaatcttcccgcctgagtccatcttcgacgcgtggcagtatgttaataaacacttactaacaaacacgctaaataataatacttaagcaatttataaattttgtctaagtcttcgaggatatgtccttccaatagctttcagtagccatcaccttcataaaaaacttagacgtttcttgctatcgaaacatggccatcagtagccattttatatttctcagagatggtcatcagtaaccaccttgccttcgatcatacactccttcgaagcacatatatttgttcaacgaaatcttcagctaacaaattgcccccaataaatgcctgtttcgaagatcaacagaaataggcgttttttgccatcataagatttcgtctcttattaaatttttgatagttccaagactactgactaaacgtcataatcattgataatctctgtttccgaaacgtcttgtcattctcaaaaatgtcttctcataacttacattcccacgtccttgaccttacttcctgatcattactcctatatactaggagtaaggctgaaTCTTTTgaccgccattggattaaatcatcattcgccacgtgtcctttgggttttacccaaaagatttaaaaaggatttccgttaaacctttaaatactttggacttgcactctttttacaacttctcattcctatttctccgtcttcttcatcaaacaaaggaaccaacatcttcaaacttttcaaatctgaatttctcaaaactcgtccgatggcttcatcttccaatgttcttcaacctgctctaaagctccaatccaccacacggtctggtgaacacgaacacattccaaaccctaacgttgaagaagttcgcgctatctacgcttcccaggtaatcataccctttgaactttctggaaaatcttttgcttttatgggtccattgccgGGTGAAGATAACCAAACCCTAAGTaggttcttccctgcttattataagactaggccatTAGTGAGCAAAGCTAACACAAATGAAGAGGGTTGCTCTCCTTCAGGAGAATCTGCTAatgttgaagaaacttcaaccgtAGCCCCTTTGGCTTtgccaaaaattaggttaaattacatgaccaactttgtgaaagtgtttaggtcactccctttagccaaagatcctgacttgtactttgcctggttagaaaaagtagagaaaaagaaagaatctgactggaaatcgttaggaatctacgatttgatccaactatcaaaaacaggcttaacatataaccaacccatgctagtagcagcggtccatttctgggatgcttcccacaacactttccacctcccatgtggaatggttacccctactctcttcgatgtagctgcgattacaggacttcgaccaactggggaagacTTCGATCCCACTGAGATGGATGTTGACACAATTGGCTTTAATAATTcgacagttacttatactgcgtTTATCCAACAACATCATGTTACCGCGAACGAAGAAGTCTCTGATGACGAACATATTGCCTTCTTGGCGCTATGGCTTTCGCGATGTgctttctgctcaagatccatacaagttgcaaagagatatctttgcatggctaatcaattgcataaTGGAAAAAAGCTCAATCTTGGCCAACTACTTCTgggatttctttatgaaaaccttagcgaagctgcaaaccttaccaagaattaccAATCTGGTACCTTACTTTATGCTGGACCTTTCTGGCTTTTGCAACTGTGGCTAAATGCTACGTTCGAAGCTCATCTTCCGTTTCGAGGGAAAGTCAAGGAGGAAAATGACAAAATCAGGAATCGAACTATTGAAGGAACTAGGTTGGCTTACCTGACTCCAAAAGAAGAGCCTGGGAAACTTCAAGAATACTTCTTAGCGTATATGATGATGTTTGCCCAGCGTCGTCAATTCGATCCGTCTATGGCTCCGTTTGTACATAGAACcaagggtcctgaatggtttactcagaaattcccaccaacatctcaggatcaacaaactgagcttatggaaatttgggaatcttttctgactccaaggttgttCCTCCAAACGGCGGATGTAATAACTCCTCTCTTTGGAAAAACCAACTGCAGTCTAATCAATTATTAAGAAACTAAACCAACCTTTAGTATTCCCTTTCTATATAAAGGTCCAATATcacccttattttcttcattcactCATTCTCTTCTTTCCTAAACTCAGAAAAGAGAAACCATTTTTCTTCCTccaaaaccttcttctcttttttttttcacaatgGCCGAAATCCTCtctttcaatgaaatcaaaacccTTATCCGGAGCGAGTTCAGACTTTCTGAGGATGAACTCCTTCGCCACTTTGTCactcttgaaactttgtttgtcaatCAGGAGTtggacttctactttgaggaagtcttggaaggtgctgtttatccaaacatgttggctgagttttggatgaatgctactgtacgcatagatcctgaaggtagaacCACCATAGATTCTGAGATTCGGCATGCACGTTTCAGTATTACTCCTGCCACCATTGCTCACTTAATCAGGTGTAGTAACTCTGGGGAACGCTTTGATGACGATGGCTTTAACATACGCATCTCATGCTGAGGTCCGTCATGGAAAATGATCCTTTTAGTGCCAGAGTTGTTAGGATCTGGCATCAGATGCTCGTGGGCAACTTCCAGCCTCGGAGGATCAACGAAAACGACATcttggttgaagatttggagttcatcttctgtggtcttcgagggaagaagatcaacattcctttgatgatattcaaaggtCTCGTGAAAGCTGTCTCTATTGGTACTGAACGGCAGAGGAACGTGACTTGCCTCCCATACGGAAGACTTCTTACTTTCATCTTTCAAAGGAAGGGTGTAGTGAGACGCATGCGTGAGGGCGGAGCCATcgacatgttcgaagctgaagcTTCACCCGTGTTGTCCTTGGAGGGTTTAAACCAAAGGATTAACTAACAACTTCCCTTTTTCCTTTATCTtagggtttttatgctttctttttttttttgttgtactTTCAGATCCTGTTTGGATCTTTTGTAATGCATGCAAACCCAAGTTatgaatgacaaatattttgaaatttctttagacttttcctttttaagtctgttattctgcatgtaaagccattttgatcaatatggctcatgtgttttgacacatggctaaccattttggcttttcgtgacACCTCAagtgtctacgtttttgcaatcttaacTTCGAACATGCTTGgcttatatttcttcaaatacttcccatttactcttaagatcctacgatcttctgctaattcttcgatttcataagcattgttcgaaaatgtttttaagattcgaaaaggtccttcccaatgtggggaccatttaccaagcgcCTGATTTTTTcggtctataggtaaaataactttccagactaaatcattattaacaaaagttttacctttcacctttttattgtatgctctggataccctttctttctgtcttttaatcatttccaatgctcgaagcctgtcttcgtctagatctaccaactcattcatcattaactcccagtaaacGTTGGGagaaatgtctgcttgtctttgtattcttactgactgCAAACATATTTCGATTGGTAGtaccgcatcatgtccaaacgtcaactggaaaggagttgtatttgtagcttcttttggagatgttcgacaagcccaaagtgcttgatccaaagtcttatgccaattcttgggtttcttccccacatgcttcttaataagaccaattataattttatttgctgcttcgacttgtccatttgcttgagcataataaggtgtggatgttagcaacttgaatcctatttccttggcaaagtcctgcatttttcgtccagtgaagactgatccctgatcagttgttatgctttctgggattccgaacctatatataatatatttttgaataaactcaatcaccgcttcttggtccacatttgccaatggtattgcttcgacccattttgtgaaatagtctattcctaccaaaatgtacctttgacctctggatgatttggggtgaatttctccaattaaatctaaagcccatcctctgaaaggccaaggtttcactattgtactgagttcatttgctggagcatgttgtatacctgcgtgttcttggcattcttggcaccccttggcaaattctatgcaatctttcaacattgaaggccaatacatcccataacgaaacaaaagccatttcatcttatgtcctgcttgatgtgcaccacatgccccactgtgtacgtttgatagagccaagtatgcttctgcttcacccaagcatttcagcaataccccttcaggagttttcttgaacaattcattccccattagaaaatatgacaaggctctatacttgatttttctatctgtctccgtcgaaggattcttcaaatagttgattattgggctcctccaatccgtgtctgccaaagagtcaatatttaggacttcgaactcttctttgttggcataacccaattgtgaattctctagatcgctcggagaaagtttagtagacattgctcttcctcttacttcgatcaattcttccaatttttctttcgatactttgtatcctgaagccaactgtgccaagtcgttcgcttcttggttattcacccttgatacgtgtttcaattctacatattcgaatttcttgagtagcctatttgcaatgacaaagtacatgattagattctctttgatgcacttgtattcttttgttaattgtttgatgaccaattcggagtctcctttaatttcgactctggttgcccccagttctaacaaagcctcaagtccggcGATTaacgcttcgtactcagcttcattgttggagcataatggtccTTCGagtttgtacttgagctttgttggaattccatcaggagaaattatcaacactccaactccagaaccttctctatgtgtcgacccatcgaagtacaacttccaaggttttaggtccacgtaatgctgatgattctcaaccactgcgtgatcgacaatgaagtctgacacaatttggcctttcattgccttgagaggttggAATATTAGCGAATATTCCgttagggctaaagcccacttgccaattcgactatgtaatattggcttggataacatatgcttaataacatcacaatgagacgaaacgtaaacatcaactggctttatataatacttaagtttaatacaagagaaatacaaacaaaggcagagtttttctatagcagtatatctagtctctgcatcattgagtactctacttaagtagtaaatggctctttcgatgccattttcatcttcttgtgccagcatgctgcctattgttttgtctgatgctgaaatgtacaggcgcatgtgtttcttcccgtttgggggagataagattggtggacaagtcaagtattgctttatctgatcgaaagcttcttgatgttcagcacgccattcgaactttccttgcttaagccgtagtaaaggcgagaaggcttgcgtgcgtccactcaagttagagataaatcttcttaaaaaatttatctttcccaacagtgattgtaactctttcttcgtggatggagatttggtttccatgatggcttttgtcttgttctggttaatttctattccctttttatggactacgaaacccaagaaatctcctgcttgtacaaagaaagcacatttaagggggttcatcttcaacccatgtttcctcattctttcgaatgattggcttaaatgatcgagatgactcattcccgaagtagattttaccacaatgtcgtctatatatacttgcatgaatgtttctataaagtcatggaatatagagttcattgctctttggtaagttgccccagcattttttaaaccaaaaggcattacaacccattcgtaagtgcctattgcccctgggcaacgaaacgctgtcttggatacatcatcttctgcaataaagatctgattatatcctgagtatccatccaacatacttagatactcaaaacctgcggctgagtctaccagcatttctgctacaggcatgggatattcgtctttaggagtggctgcattaagatcacgaaagtctatgcatactcgtaaagagccattctttttaattacaggtactatattggcaatccattcgacataccttgtagtttggataaacttgcaacgtaaaagcctttcgacctctgctttaatcttcgaatggatctctggcgcgaatcttctaggagtttgcttcacaggtttcttcccttcttttattggaagcttcaattcgactagatcccttcctagaccaggcatctcatcataatcccaagcaaagcaatctctattttctttcagcattttgatgaccgttgcttttagttctggctctaatttcgcgctgatatatgttatccttttttgatccctgtctccgaggtttacttcttcgagtggatcttgggctaacatctttatattagaagccattgggtctttttcgaaccctaaaggttcttcgtcgtatattgcatctaatctttggtttgatcctTCGTCCATAATCTCTTCGTCTAGGATCGTATCTTTGGAGCGTTCGAAATCTGTATGCACCTCCAATTCTGCTATCTCTTCTTTGATTTGGATGGTATCTACCTTTACATCTGCTAATTCggcctcgagagccgccttctgtttgttctcggccacgtaggccgaaatcttttcgaagaatgaagactcagacatgattaatgtcatcgtcccagcctgttggccgtattgctgCATGATCTTCTAAAGGTGCTGTATCcgttggaccatccatgatctctctatcccattggaatccgttTGGGTGCAAAGTAAgataatacaatgcattcttatttggggtgtacatctcttctgcagtatgacaaggtcctatatttgccagattcctatcgaagt is part of the Vicia villosa cultivar HV-30 ecotype Madison, WI unplaced genomic scaffold, Vvil1.0 ctg.001848F_1_1, whole genome shotgun sequence genome and harbors:
- the LOC131636890 gene encoding uncharacterized protein LOC131636890, which codes for MASSSNVLQPALKLQSTTRSGEHEHIPNPNVEEVRAIYASQVIIPFELSGKSFAFMGPLPGEDNQTLSRFFPAYYKTRPLVSKANTNEEGCSPSGESANVEETSTVAPLALPKIRLNYMTNFVKVFRSLPLAKDPDLYFAWLEKVEKKKESDWKSLGIYDLIQLSKTGLTYNQPMLVAAVHFWDASHNTFHLPCGMVTPTLFDVAAITGLRPTGEDFDPTEMDVDTIGFNNSTVTYTAFIQQHHVTANEEVSDDEHIAFLALWLSRCAFCSRSIQVAKRYLCMANQLHNGKKLNLGQLLLGFLYENLSEAANLTKNYQSGTLLYAGPFWLLQLWLNATFEAHLPFRGKVKEENDKIRNRTIEGTRLAYLTPKEEPGKLQEYFLAYMMMFAQRRQFDPSMAPFVHRTKGPEWFTQKFPPTSQDQQTELMEIWESFLTPRLFLQTADVITPLFGKTNCSLINY